The proteins below come from a single Alosa sapidissima isolate fAloSap1 chromosome 23, fAloSap1.pri, whole genome shotgun sequence genomic window:
- the LOC121698575 gene encoding tubulin alpha-1A chain-like, whose product MRECISVHVGQAGVQMGNACWELYCLEHGIQPDGQMPSDKTIGGGDDSFNTFFSETGAGKHVPRAIFVDLEPTVIDEVRTGTYRQLFHPEQLITGKEDAANNYARGHYTIGKEIIDLVLDRTRKLADQCTGLQGFLIFHSFGGGTGSGFTSLLMERLSVDYGKKSKLEFAIYPAPQVSTAVVEPYNSILTTHTTLEHSDCAFMVDNEAIYDICRRNLDIERPTYTNLNRLIGQIVSSITASLRFDGALNVDLTEFQTNLVPYPRIHFPLATYAPVISAEKAYHEQLSVAEITNACFEPANQMVKCDPRHGKYMACCLLYRGDVVPKDVNSAIATIKTKRTIQFVDWCPTGFKVGINYQPPTVVPGGDLAKVQRAVCMLSNTTAIAEAWARLDHKFDLMYAKRAFVHWYVGEGMEEGEFSEAREDMAALEKDYEEVGTDSVGDEGEEEGEEY is encoded by the exons ATG CGTGAATGCATCTCCGTCCATGTCGGCCAGGCCGGAGTCCAGATgggcaatgcatgctgggagctGTACTGTCTGGAGCACGGCATCCAGCCGGACGGCCAGATGCCCAGTGACAAAACCATCGGAGGAGGAGACGACTCCTTCAACACCTTCTTCAGCGAGACTGGAGCAGGAAAACACGTGCCTCGCGCCATCTTTGTGGACCTGGAGCCCACTGTTATCG ATGAGGTGCGCACGGGCACCTACCGGCAGCTGTTCCACCCCGAGCAACTCATCACGGGCAAAGAGGACGCTGCCAACAACTACGCCCGCGGCCACTACACCATCGGCAAGGAGATCATCGACCTGGTCCTTGACAGAACCCGCAAACTG GCTGACCAGTGCACAGGTCTCCAGGGCTTCCTCATCTTCCACAGCTTCGGTGGAGGCACCGGCTCCGGCTTCACCTCCCTGCTGATGGAGCGTCTCTCTGTCGACTACGGAAAGAAGTCCAAGCTCGAATTTGCCATCTACCCAGCCCCCCAGGTGTCCACCGCAGTGGTGGAGCCCTACAACTCCATCCTGACCACCCACACCACCCTGGAGCACTCTGACTGTGCCTTCATGGTGGACAACGAGGCCATCTATGACATCTGCCGCAGAAACCTGGACATAGAACGCCCCACCTACACCAATCTCAACAGGCTGATTGGCCAGATTGTGTCCTCCATCACTGCTTCGCTCAGATTCGACGGAGCCCTGAACGTGGACCTGACGGAGTTCCAGACCAACTTGGTGCCCTACCCTCGTATTCACTTCCCCCTGGCCACCTACGCCCCAGTCATCTCCGCTGAGAAGGCCTACCACGAGCAGCTGTCTGTTGCTGAGATTACCAATGCCTGCTTCGAGCCAGCCAATCAGATGGTGAAGTGCGATCCTCGTCACGGCAAGTACATGGCCTGCTGTCTGCTGTACCGTGGAGATGTGGTGCCCAAAGATGTCAACTCCGCCATCGCCACCATCAAGACCAAGCGCACCATCCAGTTCGTGGACTGGTGCCCCACTGGCTTCAAGGTGGGCATCAACTACCAGCCCCCCACTGTGGTGCCCGGTGGTGACCTGGCCAAGGTGCAGAGGGCCGTGTGCATGCTGAGCAACACCACCGCCATCGCCGAGGCCTGGGCCCGGCTGGACCACAAGTTCGACCTGATGTACGCCAAGCGCGCCTTCGTGCACTGGTATGTGGGGGAGGGCATGGAGGAGGGCGAGTTCTCCGAGGCCAGAGAAGACATGGCCGCCCTGGAGAAGGATTACGAGGAGGTGGGCACAGACAGCGTCGGGGacgagggggaagaggagggcgAGGAGTATTAA
- the LOC121698556 gene encoding tubulin alpha chain-like, whose translation MRECISIHVGQAGAQMGNACWELYCLEHGIQPDGQMPSDKTIGGGDDSFNTFFSETGAGKHVPRAVFVDLEPTVIDEVRTGTYRQLFHPEQLITGKEDAANNYARGHYTIGKEIIDLVLDRTRKLADQCTGLQGFLIFHSFGGGTGSGFTSLLMERLSVDYGKKSKLEFAVYPAPQVSTAVVEPYNSILTTHTTLEHSDCAFMVDNEAIYDICRRNLDIERPTYTNLNRLIGQIVSSITASLRFDGALNVDLTEFQTNLVPYPRIHFPLATYAPVISAEKAYHEQLSVADITNACFEPANQMVKCDPRHGKYMACCLLYRGDVVPKDVNSAIATIKTKRTIQFVDWCPTGFKVGINYQPPTVVPGGDLAKVQRAVCMLSNTTAIAEAWARLDHKFDLMYAKRAFVHWYVGEGMEEGEFSEAREDMAALEKDYEEVGTDSVGEEDEEGEEY comes from the exons ATG CGTGAGTGTATTTCCATACATGTCGGTCAGGCCGGAGCCCAGATgggcaatgcatgctgggagctGTACTGTCTGGAGCATGGAATCCAGCCGGACGGCCAGATGCCCAGCGACAAAACCATCGGAGGAGGAGATGACTCCTTCAACACCTTCTTCAGCGAGACTGGAGCAGGAAAACACGTCCCTCGTGCTGTCTTTGTGGACCTGGAGCCCACTGTCATTG ATGAGGTGCGCACGGGCACCTACCGGCAGCTGTTCCACCCTGAGCAGCTCATCACAGGCAAAGAGGACGCTGCCAACAATTACGCCCGGGGCCACTACACCATCGGCAAGGAGATCATCGACCTGGTCCTCGACAGAACCCGCAAACTG GCTGACCAGTGCACAGGTCTCCAGGGCTTCCTCATCTTCCACAGCTTCGGTGGAGGCACCGGCTCCGGCTTCACCTCCCTGCTGATGGAGCGTCTCTCTGTCGACTACGGAAAGAAGTCCAAGCTGGAGTTCGCTGTCTACCCAGCCCCCCAGGTGTCCACCGCAGTGGTGGAGCCCTACAACTCCATCCTGACCACCCACACCACCCTGGAGCACTCCGACTGTGCCTTCATGGTGGACAATGAGGCCATCTATGACATCTGCCGCAGAAACCTGGACATCGAACGCCCCACCTACACCAATCTCAACAGGCTGATTGGCCAGATTGTGTCCTCCATCACTGCCTCACTCCGTTTCGATGGTGCCCTGAACGTGGACCTGACAGAGTTCCAGACCAACTTGGTGCCCTACCCTCGTATTCACTTCCCCCTGGCCACCTACGCCCCAGTCATCTCCGCTGAGAAGGCCTACCACGAGCagctgtctgttgctgacatcACCAATGCCTGCTTCGAGCCAGCCAATCAGATGGTGAAGTGTGATCCTCGTCACGGCAAGTACATGGCCTGCTGTCTGCTGTACCGTGGAGATGTGGTGCCCAAAGATGTCAACTCCGCCATCGCCACCATCAAGACCAAGCGCACCATCCAGTTCGTGGACTGGTGCCCCACTGGCTTCAAGGTGGGCATCAACTACCAGCCCCCCACTGTGGTACCCGGTGGTGACCTGGCCAAGGTGCAGAGGGCCGTGTGCATGTTGAGCAACACCACCGCCATCGCCGAGGCCTGGGCCCGGCTGGACCACAAGTTCGACCTGATGTACGCCAAGCGCGCCTTCGTGCACTGGTATGTGGGGGAGGGCATGGAGGAGGGCGAGTTCTCCGAGGCCAGAGAAGACATGGCCGCCCTGGAGAAGGATTACGAGGAGGTGGGCACAGACAGCGTCGgggaggaagatgaagagggCGAGGAGTACTAA